The Leptospira sp. WS60.C2 genome includes the window AGTAGCATAGATTTCCTTTCGAAAGATAAACGGGACTTCATTCATAAGTGTGTCTCGAATCACTCCACCAAAGATTGCAGAGATCATACCGAGCAAAGCAGATGCAAAAAAATTCACTCCATGTTCAAGGGCAATTCTCGTTCCAAGCACTGTATAAATACCAATGCCTAAGGTATCAAAAAGAAAGAGTTCATTCCGAAGTTTGGTAAGTAATCTCGGAAAAAAGATAACGAGTAAAAAACCAAAGAAAATGGCCCATAAGATATTCTCATCTTTTACCCATGACACTGGGTAATTTCCAAGCGTTATGTCCCTCAGTGTCCCTCCACCGATGGCAGTGATGAATCCAGTGAAAAAAACGCTAAAAACATCATGATGGTGTTCCTTGTGTTCCAAGGCAGCAACTGCACCAGAAAT containing:
- a CDS encoding trimeric intracellular cation channel family protein, producing the protein MHLDFSFSYYIGLAGITVFAISGAVAALEHKEHHHDVFSVFFTGFITAIGGGTLRDITLGNYPVSWVKDENILWAIFFGFLLVIFFPRLLTKLRNELFLFDTLGIGIYTVLGTRIALEHGVNFFASALLGMISAIFGGVIRDTLMNEVPFIFRKEIYATACLAGSTVYLSLYQHGYDGNYNLVLSASVVVLIRIVAVKYNLGLPKIKIF